A single Scleropages formosus chromosome 4, fSclFor1.1, whole genome shotgun sequence DNA region contains:
- the ccdc88ab gene encoding girdin isoform X3, whose protein sequence is MENEVFTPLLEQFMLNPLVTWVKTFGQLAGKDGTKLLEYVELVDGVYLNDIMLQINPKSDIQRTNKKVNNDSTLRIQNLSILIRQIKSYYQETLQQLIMMPLPNVLVLGRNPLSEQGLYEMKKLLLLLLGCAVQCDKKEEYIEKIQNLDFDTKAAIASHIQEVTHNQENVLDLQWVEGGELSPEDLDSISRNMAFHLKRLVDERDDQLETIVELTQERDCGQCSPAVACVQSPGDSPSMRRTESRQHLSVELADAKARIRRLRQELEEKTEQLMDCRQELESMELELKRIQQENMQLLGEARTARAYRDELDALREKAIRVDKLESEVGRYKERLHEFEFYRTRVEELKEDNQVLLETKTMLEDQLAGSWARADKLHELEKENLQLKAKLHDLEMDRDMDRKRIEELLEENLSLEMAQKQSMEESLHLGWELEQLSKTPEHTEVPQKSLGHEVNELTSSRLLKLEKENQALLKTVEELKGTTNPEDSAVRLLKAEKENQRLTEKLEQLESELNAEKQSLQSAESLSGDLMKEKAQLERTLETLQENSERQVKVLEQENEHLNKTIASLRQRSQISAEARVKDVETENRVLHESIKETSNKLSKLEFERRQLRKDLEYYKEKGERAEELELEVHRLQRENEGLQKRVAALGITCEKVETLERENVELEAEGRRLKKKLDSFRNTAIQLEALEKENSQLEEENLELRRTTEALRSAGTKAAQLELENRELESERSQLKRSLELLKASSKKTERLEMSCQGLDTENQRLQKALENSSRKIQHLEGELHDVETENQSLQRNLEELKISSKRLEQLEKENKVLEQETSQLEKDKKQLEKENKWLRQQAEIRDSKLDEDNLRIVHLEKENRSLNKEMSIFKDSCSRMKDLEKENKELVKQATIDKKTLVTLREELVNEKLKTQQMNNDLEKLTHELEKIGLNKERLLHDEQSSDDRYKLLESKLESTMKKSLEIKEEKIAALEARLQESSNLNQQLRQELKTVKKNYEALRQREEEERMMQSSPPRVGEKAQVVSKWEKESHEATRELLKVKDRLIEVERNNATLQAEKQALRTQLKQLEAQSENLQAQILALQRQTASLQENNTTLQTQNAKLQVENSTLNSQSAALLAQNAQLQSQQSSTESEKESAVREREELRATYELLLRDHEKLAALHERQAIEYEALISKHGGLKSAHKSLELEHRELEDRYNQLLKQKAQLEELETVLKKEQEKMVSESKSHEATAAQYHKLKDENDRLNQKYLQLLKDNEGLQADHKNLKSQLNSSKLEQTRLEADFSKLKEQYQQLDITSTKLTNQCELLSQLKGNLEEENRHLLDQIQTLMLQNRTLLEQTMESKDLFHVEQRQYIDKLNELRRQKEKLEEKIMDQYKFYDPSPPRRRGNWITLKMKKLIKPKSRDRIRSLTLTPTRSESNEGFPGLPPADSQDSSSMGSLDDSLSHKRSSTMNDLLQSMALAGGPWAGSSENLDEPEEAANRQRLKELGSMAYSTTAINYATLNLPSGHRSKQRLKAKDNASCEDVAPASSDDTNGPRSQAGAMNGNHSRPQSESSGEFSLSLDNEGWSSGSSPVQQPLSQRSSRQSPLPFRKSLEPPSAQARKKAASPGSEVMSLQQFLEESGSPAEGNSQENVTTEPSQPPAELMEPARRDRGEGGTRGILRSASGRTVPTDSSADSRTLKSGHGSIGRPNLRKAESTRVKGSAQVRPTLSVQSKANSVSDRLDASASTLPRASSVISTAEGSSRRTSIHDFMSKDTRMPVSVDPSPSKARARSQAMPSEYPSCTDPQALPHCTPSQAPYGPSALPKSTSLPLAGSDPQKQGPALSSLESFLGSTFTVDSVFMDTIFSEPVFNSTGKSQTFLSLNTSLVSNISGVPVKPAPWPGKTEHETQQNMGLSPSPPVQRANDHSVIATGPETADPQAPTLTSEDSQSLWYEYGCV, encoded by the exons GAAACACTACAACAGTTGATCATGATGCCTCTCCCTAATGTGCTGGTGCTGGGCAGGAATCCACTTTCTG AACAAGGACTGTATGAAATGAAGAAGttactactgctgctgttggGCTGTGCAGTTCAG TGTGACAAGAAAGAAGAATATATTGAAAAGATCCAGAACTTAGATTTTGATACAAAAGCAGCAATTGCATCTCACATTCAAGAG GTGACCCACAATCAAGAGAACGTGTTGGACCTGCAATGGGTGGAAGGTGGAGAGCTTTCCCCAGAGGACCTGGACTCCATATCCAGGAACATGGCCTTCCATCTAAAACGTCTGGTGGATGAGCGGGATGACCAATTGGAG ACCATTGTGGAGCTGACCCAGGAACGTGACTGCGGCCAATGCTCTCCTGCAGTGGCCTGTGTCCAGTCCCCTGGGGATTCCCCCAGCATGCGCCGCACTGAGAGCCGCCAGCACCTGTCTGTGGAGCTTGCGGATGCCAAGGCTAGGATAAGACGACTGAGGCAGGAGCT GGAGGAGAAGACTGAGCAGCTGATGGATTGCAGACAGGAGCTGGAGAGCATGGAGCTGGAACTGAAGAGGATCCAACAAGAG AACATGCAGCTGTTAGGTGAAGCTCGTACAGCTAGGGCCTATCGTGATGAGCTTGATGCCTTGAGGGAAAAGGCCATTCGGGTGGACAAGCTGGAGAGTGAAGTTGGACGCTACAAGGAGAGACTGCACGAATTTGAGTTCTACAGAACCCGGGTGGAG GAATTGAAAGAGGACAACCAAGTGTTGTTGGAGACCAAGACCATGCTGGAGGACCAGCTGGCAGGATCGTGGGCACGTGCCGATAAATTACACGAGCTGGAAAAGGAGAACCTGCAGCTTAAGGCCAAGCTCCATGATCTGGAGATG gacCGGGACATGGACAGGAAACGCAtcgaggagctgctggaggagaaccTCAGCCTGGAGATGGCTCAGAAGCAGAGCATGGAGGAGTCTCTGCATCTGGGCTGGGAGCTAGAGCAGCTTTCCAAGActccagagcacacagagg TACCACAGAAGTCACTGGGCCATGAAGTGAATGAGCTGACTTCCAGCCGACTGctgaagctggagaaggagaaccaGGCTCTGCTGAAGACTGTGGAAGAGCTAAAGGGAACAACAAACCCTGAGGACAGTGCTGTCCGCTTGcttaaagcagaaaaagagaacCAGAGGCTCACTGAGAAG TTGGAGCAGCTAGAGAGTGAGCTGAATGCTGAGAAGCAGAGCTTGCAGAGTGCAGAGAGCCTCAGTGGGGACTTGATGAAGGAAAAGGCTCAGCTAGAGAGGACCCTGGAGACCCTGCAGGAGAACTCAGAGAGACAG GTGAAAGTCCTTGAGCAAGAAAACGAACATTTGAACAAGACCATTGCTTCCCTGCGGCAGCGCTCCCAGATCAGTGCTGAAGCACGGGTCAAAGATGTGGAGACAGAGAACAGGGTACTGCATGAGTCCATCAAAGAGACCAGTAACAAGCTCAGCAAACTTGAGTTTGAACGTAGACAGCTGCGCAAAGACCTAGAATACTACAAGGAGAAAGGAGAGCGGgcagaggagctggagctggaggtaCACCGGCTGCAGCGGGAGAATGAAGGTCTACAGAAACGTGTAGCTGCCCTTGGAATCACCTGTGAGAAGGTGGAGACTCTGGAGCGAGAGAATGTGGAGTTGGAGGCTGAGGGTCGGCGATTAAAGAAGAAGCTGGACAGCTTTCGCAACACAGCCATCCAGTTGGAGGCGTTGGAAAAGGAAAATTCCCAACTAGAAGAAGAGAACCTGGAGCTGCGGCGTACCACCGAGGCCCTTCGTTCAGCTGGAACTAAGGCAGCCCAGCTGGAGCTAGAGAACCGTGAGCTAGAGAGCGAGCGGAGCCAGCTGAAGAGAAGCCTGGAACTGCTGAAGGCCTCTTCCAAGAAAACAGAACGCCTGGAGATGAGCTGCCAGGGCCTGGACACAGAAAACCAGCGCCTGCAGAAAGCATTGGAGAACAGCAGCCGCAAAATCCAACACCTGGAGGGTGAGTTGCATGATGTAGAAACGGAGAATCAGAGCCTGCAGAGGAACCTGGAGGAGCTGAAGATTTCCAGCAAGCggctggagcagctggagaaggaaaacaagGTTCTTGAACAGGAGACCTCGCAGCTGGAGAAAGACAAGAAGCAGTTGGAGAAGGAAAATAAGTGGCTTCGGCAGCAGGCTGAGATTCGGGACTCCAAGTTGGATGAAGACAACCTGCGCATTGttcatttggagaaagagaACCGATCCCTCAACAAGGAGATGAGCATATTTAAGGACTCTTGCTCTAGAATGAAAGACCTGGAGAAGGAGAACAAGGAACTGGTCAAACAAGCCACCATTGACAAGAAGACACTAGTTACATTACGAGAG GAGCTGgtgaatgaaaaactgaaaacccAGCAGATGAACAATGACCTAGAGAAGCTAACACATGAACTAGAGAAGATTGGCCTTAACAAGGAAAGGCTTCTCCATGATGAGCAGAGCTCAGATGACAG GTACAAGCTGCTCGAGTCCAAGCTGGAGTCTACCATGAAGAAGTCTCTAGAGATCAAAGAGGAAAAGATTGCTGCCCTTGAGGCCAGACTGCAGGAGTCTTCtaacctcaaccagcagctgcGGCAAGAGTTGAAGACA GTGAAGAAGAACTATGAGGCACTGCggcagagagaggaggaggaacgcATGATGCAGAGCTCACCACCTCGGGTTGGAGAGAAAGCACAGGTGGTGAGCAAATGGGAGAAGGAAAGCCATGAAGCCACTCGTGAGCTGCTTAAAGTCAAAGACAGACTGATTGAGGTTGAGAGAAAT AATGCCACCTTGCAGGCAGAAAAGCAGGCACTGCGCACACAGCTGAAGCAGCTGGAGGCCCAGAGTGAAAACTTGCAGGCACAGATTCTAGCCTTGCAGAGGCAAACAGCCTCACTGCAGGAGAACAACACAACACTGCAGACACAAAATGCCAAGCTGCAG GTGGAAAACTCCACCCTGAATTCTCAGAGCGCTGCCCTGCTGGCACAGAATGCCCAGCTTCAGAGCCAACAGTCTAGCAcagaaagtgagaaagaaagCGCAGTGCGGGAGAGAGAGGAATTGCGGGCCACCTATGAGTTGCTTTTACGTGACCATGAGAAGCTGGCTGCGCTACATGAGCGCCAGGCCATAGAGTACGAGGCGCTCATCAGCAAGCACGGTGGCTTGAAGTCAGCACACAAGAGTCTAGAGCTGGAGCACCGTGAACTGGAGGACCG GTACAACCAGCTGCTGAAGCAGAAAGCTCAGCTGGAGGAGCTTGAGACAGTGTTGAAGAAGGAACAGGAGAAGATGGTCTCAGAGAGCAAGAGCCACGAGGCTACAGCAGCTCAATACCACAAGCTGAAGGATGAGAATGACAG GCTAAACCAGAAATACCTCCAGCTACTGAAGGACAATGAGGGACTGCAGGCAGACCACAAGAACCTGAAGAGCCAGCTGAACAGTTCCAAGCTGGAGCAGACCCGTCTTGAAGCTGATTTCTCCAAACTAAAAGAACAGTACCAACAGCTGGATATAACATCCACCAAGCTGACCAACCAGTGTGAG ctgctcagccaGTTAAAGGGGAACCTTGAAGAGGAAAATAGACACCTGTTGGACCAGATCCAGACTCTAATGCTGCAGAACCGGACCCTGCTAGAGCAGACCATGGAGAGCAAGGACCTCTTCCATGTGGAACAGAGGCAGTATAT AGACAAGCTGAACGAGCTAAGAAGGCAGAAGGAGAAGCTGGAAGAGAAGATCATGGATCAGTACAAATTTTATGACCCCTCACCACCAAGGAG GAGAGGCAACTGGATCACACTGAAGATGAAAAAACTGATTAAGCCCAAAAGCCGAGATCGAATCCGTTCTCTGACACTGACACCTACACGCTCCGAATCCAATGAGGGCTTTCCGGGCCTGCCACCTGCCGACAGTCAGGACAGCTCCTCCATGGGTTCCCTGGATGATTCCCTGTCCCACAAGAGGAGCAGCA CCATGAACGACCTGTTGCAGTCCATGGCCCTGGCGGGGGGTCCGTGGGCTGGTAGCTCTGAGAACCTGGATGAGCCTGAGGAGGCAGCCAACAGACAGCGCCTGAAGGAGCTGGGATCCATGGCCTACTCCACCACGGCCATCAACTACGCCACTCTCAACCTCCCCTCTGGCCACAGGTCCAAGCAAAGGCTTAAAGCCAAAG aCAATGCCTCCTGTGAGGATGTTGCACCAGCATCCTCAGATGATACCAATGGACCCAGAAGCCAAG CAGGTGCAATGAATGGCAACCACAGCCGCCCACAGAGTGAGAGCAGCGGTGAATTCAGCTTGAGTCTAGACAACGAGGGCTGGTCCAGTGGCAGCAGTCCTGTTCAACAGCCCTTGTCCCAACGCTCATCACGCCAGAGCCCCCTGCCCTTTCGCAAGAGTCTGGAGCCCCCGTCAGCACAGGCTAGGAAGAAGGCTGCCTCACCAGGAAGCGAGGTCATGTCCCTACAGCAGTTCCTGGAAGAAAGCGGCAGCCCAGCCGAG GGCAACAGTCAGGAGAATGTCACCACAGAGCCATCTCAACCGCCTGCAGAGTTGATGGAACCTGCACGACGTGAccgtggggaggggggcactaGGGGAATCCTGCGTTCAGCCAGTGGCAGGACTGTACCAACGGACTCCAGTGCTGACAGCCGGACGCTGAAGTCTGGCCATGGTTCAATAGGGCGTCCCAACCTTCGCAAGGCAGAGAGTACACGGGTGAAGGGTTCTGCTCAGGTGCGACCTACCCTGAGTGTCCAGAGCAAGGCCAACTCCGTGTCTGATCGCTTGGATGCCTCAGCCTCCACCTTGCCCCGTGCCAGCAGCGTCATCTCCACTGCTGAGGGTTCTAGCCGCCGCACAAGCATCCATGACTTCATGTCCAAGGATACACGGATGCCTGTCTCTGTGGACCCCTCCCCCTCGAAGGCCAGGGCCCGCAGCCAGGCCATGCCCAGTGAGTACCCTTCGTGTACTGATCCCCAGGCACTACCCCACTGCACGCCCTCCCAGGCTCCGTACGGTCCTTCGGCATTGCCCAAATCCACCAGCCTGCCCCTAGCTGGCAGCGACCCCCAGAAACAGGGGCCGGCACTGTCCAGCCTGGAATCATTCCTGGGCTCCACATTCACTGTGGACTCAGTCTTTATGGACACGATCTTCAGCGAGCCAGTGTTCAACAGCACTGGTAAGAGCCAGACATTTCTCTCCCTCAACACCTCCCTGGTCAGTAACATCAGCGGTGTTCCTGTGAAGCCAGCCCCCTGGCCTGGTAAAACAGAACATGAGACCCAGCAGAACATGGGCTTAAGCCCCAGTCCACCTGTCCAAAGGGCTAATGACCACAGTGTCATTGCCACTGGCCCAGAGACAGCTGACCCACAGGCTCCCACCCTGACCTCTGAGGACAGCCAGTCCTTGTGGTATGAGTATGGCTGTGTGTAA
- the ccdc88ab gene encoding girdin isoform X6, whose protein sequence is MENEVFTPLLEQFMLNPLVTWVKTFGQLAGKDGTKLLEYVELVDGVYLNDIMLQINPKSDIQRTNKKVNNDSTLRIQNLSILIRQIKSYYQETLQQLIMMPLPNVLVLGRNPLSEQGLYEMKKLLLLLLGCAVQCDKKEEYIEKIQNLDFDTKAAIASHIQEVTHNQENVLDLQWVEGGELSPEDLDSISRNMAFHLKRLVDERDDQLETIVELTQERDCGQCSPAVACVQSPGDSPSMRRTESRQHLSVELADAKARIRRLRQELEEKTEQLMDCRQELESMELELKRIQQENMQLLGEARTARAYRDELDALREKAIRVDKLESEVGRYKERLHEFEFYRTRVEELKEDNQVLLETKTMLEDQLAGSWARADKLHELEKENLQLKAKLHDLEMDRDMDRKRIEELLEENLSLEMAQKQSMEESLHLGWELEQLSKTPEHTEVPQKSLGHEVNELTSSRLLKLEKENQALLKTVEELKGTTNPEDSAVRLLKAEKENQRLTEKLEQLESELNAEKQSLQSAESLSGDLMKEKAQLERTLETLQENSERQVKVLEQENEHLNKTIASLRQRSQISAEARVKDVETENRVLHESIKETSNKLSKLEFERRQLRKDLEYYKEKGERAEELELEVHRLQRENEGLQKRVAALGITCEKVETLERENVELEAEGRRLKKKLDSFRNTAIQLEALEKENSQLEEENLELRRTTEALRSAGTKAAQLELENRELESERSQLKRSLELLKASSKKTERLEMSCQGLDTENQRLQKALENSSRKIQHLEGELHDVETENQSLQRNLEELKISSKRLEQLEKENKVLEQETSQLEKDKKQLEKENKWLRQQAEIRDSKLDEDNLRIVHLEKENRSLNKEMSIFKDSCSRMKDLEKENKELVKQATIDKKTLVTLREELVNEKLKTQQMNNDLEKLTHELEKIGLNKERLLHDEQSSDDRYKLLESKLESTMKKSLEIKEEKIAALEARLQESSNLNQQLRQELKTVKKNYEALRQREEEERMMQSSPPRVGEKAQVVSKWEKESHEATRELLKVKDRLIEVERNNATLQAEKQALRTQLKQLEAQSENLQAQILALQRQTASLQENNTTLQTQNAKLQVENSTLNSQSAALLAQNAQLQSQQSSTESEKESAVREREELRATYELLLRDHEKLAALHERQAIEYEALISKHGGLKSAHKSLELEHRELEDRYNQLLKQKAQLEELETVLKKEQEKMVSESKSHEATAAQYHKLKDENDRLNQKYLQLLKDNEGLQADHKNLKSQLNSSKLEQTRLEADFSKLKEQYQQLDITSTKLTNQCELLSQLKGNLEEENRHLLDQIQTLMLQNRTLLEQTMESKDLFHVEQRQYIDKLNELRRQKEKLEEKIMDQYKFYDPSPPRRRGNWITLKMKKLIKPKSRDRIRSLTLTPTRSESNEGFPGLPPADSQDSSSMGSLDDSLSHKRSSMTALKRLPFMRNRLKEKDKVKAIYRRSMSMNDLLQSMALAGGPWAGSSENLDEPEEAANRQRLKELGSMAYSTTAINYATLNLPSGHRSKQRLKAKDNASCEDVAPASSDDTNGPRSQAGAMNGNHSRPQSESSGEFSLSLDNEGWSSGSSPVQQPLSQRSSRQSPLPFRKSLEPPSAQARKKAASPGSEVMSLQQFLEESGSPAEGNSQENVTTEPSQPPAELMEPARRDRGEGGTRGILRSASGRTVPTDSSADSRTLKSGHGSIGRPNLRKAESTRVKGSAQVRPTLSVQSKANSVSDRLDASASTLPRASSVISTAEGSSRRTSIHDFMSKDTRMPVSVDPSPSKARARSQAMPNVEGFQERRKAKSRSGERQSS, encoded by the exons GAAACACTACAACAGTTGATCATGATGCCTCTCCCTAATGTGCTGGTGCTGGGCAGGAATCCACTTTCTG AACAAGGACTGTATGAAATGAAGAAGttactactgctgctgttggGCTGTGCAGTTCAG TGTGACAAGAAAGAAGAATATATTGAAAAGATCCAGAACTTAGATTTTGATACAAAAGCAGCAATTGCATCTCACATTCAAGAG GTGACCCACAATCAAGAGAACGTGTTGGACCTGCAATGGGTGGAAGGTGGAGAGCTTTCCCCAGAGGACCTGGACTCCATATCCAGGAACATGGCCTTCCATCTAAAACGTCTGGTGGATGAGCGGGATGACCAATTGGAG ACCATTGTGGAGCTGACCCAGGAACGTGACTGCGGCCAATGCTCTCCTGCAGTGGCCTGTGTCCAGTCCCCTGGGGATTCCCCCAGCATGCGCCGCACTGAGAGCCGCCAGCACCTGTCTGTGGAGCTTGCGGATGCCAAGGCTAGGATAAGACGACTGAGGCAGGAGCT GGAGGAGAAGACTGAGCAGCTGATGGATTGCAGACAGGAGCTGGAGAGCATGGAGCTGGAACTGAAGAGGATCCAACAAGAG AACATGCAGCTGTTAGGTGAAGCTCGTACAGCTAGGGCCTATCGTGATGAGCTTGATGCCTTGAGGGAAAAGGCCATTCGGGTGGACAAGCTGGAGAGTGAAGTTGGACGCTACAAGGAGAGACTGCACGAATTTGAGTTCTACAGAACCCGGGTGGAG GAATTGAAAGAGGACAACCAAGTGTTGTTGGAGACCAAGACCATGCTGGAGGACCAGCTGGCAGGATCGTGGGCACGTGCCGATAAATTACACGAGCTGGAAAAGGAGAACCTGCAGCTTAAGGCCAAGCTCCATGATCTGGAGATG gacCGGGACATGGACAGGAAACGCAtcgaggagctgctggaggagaaccTCAGCCTGGAGATGGCTCAGAAGCAGAGCATGGAGGAGTCTCTGCATCTGGGCTGGGAGCTAGAGCAGCTTTCCAAGActccagagcacacagagg TACCACAGAAGTCACTGGGCCATGAAGTGAATGAGCTGACTTCCAGCCGACTGctgaagctggagaaggagaaccaGGCTCTGCTGAAGACTGTGGAAGAGCTAAAGGGAACAACAAACCCTGAGGACAGTGCTGTCCGCTTGcttaaagcagaaaaagagaacCAGAGGCTCACTGAGAAG TTGGAGCAGCTAGAGAGTGAGCTGAATGCTGAGAAGCAGAGCTTGCAGAGTGCAGAGAGCCTCAGTGGGGACTTGATGAAGGAAAAGGCTCAGCTAGAGAGGACCCTGGAGACCCTGCAGGAGAACTCAGAGAGACAG GTGAAAGTCCTTGAGCAAGAAAACGAACATTTGAACAAGACCATTGCTTCCCTGCGGCAGCGCTCCCAGATCAGTGCTGAAGCACGGGTCAAAGATGTGGAGACAGAGAACAGGGTACTGCATGAGTCCATCAAAGAGACCAGTAACAAGCTCAGCAAACTTGAGTTTGAACGTAGACAGCTGCGCAAAGACCTAGAATACTACAAGGAGAAAGGAGAGCGGgcagaggagctggagctggaggtaCACCGGCTGCAGCGGGAGAATGAAGGTCTACAGAAACGTGTAGCTGCCCTTGGAATCACCTGTGAGAAGGTGGAGACTCTGGAGCGAGAGAATGTGGAGTTGGAGGCTGAGGGTCGGCGATTAAAGAAGAAGCTGGACAGCTTTCGCAACACAGCCATCCAGTTGGAGGCGTTGGAAAAGGAAAATTCCCAACTAGAAGAAGAGAACCTGGAGCTGCGGCGTACCACCGAGGCCCTTCGTTCAGCTGGAACTAAGGCAGCCCAGCTGGAGCTAGAGAACCGTGAGCTAGAGAGCGAGCGGAGCCAGCTGAAGAGAAGCCTGGAACTGCTGAAGGCCTCTTCCAAGAAAACAGAACGCCTGGAGATGAGCTGCCAGGGCCTGGACACAGAAAACCAGCGCCTGCAGAAAGCATTGGAGAACAGCAGCCGCAAAATCCAACACCTGGAGGGTGAGTTGCATGATGTAGAAACGGAGAATCAGAGCCTGCAGAGGAACCTGGAGGAGCTGAAGATTTCCAGCAAGCggctggagcagctggagaaggaaaacaagGTTCTTGAACAGGAGACCTCGCAGCTGGAGAAAGACAAGAAGCAGTTGGAGAAGGAAAATAAGTGGCTTCGGCAGCAGGCTGAGATTCGGGACTCCAAGTTGGATGAAGACAACCTGCGCATTGttcatttggagaaagagaACCGATCCCTCAACAAGGAGATGAGCATATTTAAGGACTCTTGCTCTAGAATGAAAGACCTGGAGAAGGAGAACAAGGAACTGGTCAAACAAGCCACCATTGACAAGAAGACACTAGTTACATTACGAGAG GAGCTGgtgaatgaaaaactgaaaacccAGCAGATGAACAATGACCTAGAGAAGCTAACACATGAACTAGAGAAGATTGGCCTTAACAAGGAAAGGCTTCTCCATGATGAGCAGAGCTCAGATGACAG GTACAAGCTGCTCGAGTCCAAGCTGGAGTCTACCATGAAGAAGTCTCTAGAGATCAAAGAGGAAAAGATTGCTGCCCTTGAGGCCAGACTGCAGGAGTCTTCtaacctcaaccagcagctgcGGCAAGAGTTGAAGACA GTGAAGAAGAACTATGAGGCACTGCggcagagagaggaggaggaacgcATGATGCAGAGCTCACCACCTCGGGTTGGAGAGAAAGCACAGGTGGTGAGCAAATGGGAGAAGGAAAGCCATGAAGCCACTCGTGAGCTGCTTAAAGTCAAAGACAGACTGATTGAGGTTGAGAGAAAT AATGCCACCTTGCAGGCAGAAAAGCAGGCACTGCGCACACAGCTGAAGCAGCTGGAGGCCCAGAGTGAAAACTTGCAGGCACAGATTCTAGCCTTGCAGAGGCAAACAGCCTCACTGCAGGAGAACAACACAACACTGCAGACACAAAATGCCAAGCTGCAG GTGGAAAACTCCACCCTGAATTCTCAGAGCGCTGCCCTGCTGGCACAGAATGCCCAGCTTCAGAGCCAACAGTCTAGCAcagaaagtgagaaagaaagCGCAGTGCGGGAGAGAGAGGAATTGCGGGCCACCTATGAGTTGCTTTTACGTGACCATGAGAAGCTGGCTGCGCTACATGAGCGCCAGGCCATAGAGTACGAGGCGCTCATCAGCAAGCACGGTGGCTTGAAGTCAGCACACAAGAGTCTAGAGCTGGAGCACCGTGAACTGGAGGACCG GTACAACCAGCTGCTGAAGCAGAAAGCTCAGCTGGAGGAGCTTGAGACAGTGTTGAAGAAGGAACAGGAGAAGATGGTCTCAGAGAGCAAGAGCCACGAGGCTACAGCAGCTCAATACCACAAGCTGAAGGATGAGAATGACAG GCTAAACCAGAAATACCTCCAGCTACTGAAGGACAATGAGGGACTGCAGGCAGACCACAAGAACCTGAAGAGCCAGCTGAACAGTTCCAAGCTGGAGCAGACCCGTCTTGAAGCTGATTTCTCCAAACTAAAAGAACAGTACCAACAGCTGGATATAACATCCACCAAGCTGACCAACCAGTGTGAG ctgctcagccaGTTAAAGGGGAACCTTGAAGAGGAAAATAGACACCTGTTGGACCAGATCCAGACTCTAATGCTGCAGAACCGGACCCTGCTAGAGCAGACCATGGAGAGCAAGGACCTCTTCCATGTGGAACAGAGGCAGTATAT AGACAAGCTGAACGAGCTAAGAAGGCAGAAGGAGAAGCTGGAAGAGAAGATCATGGATCAGTACAAATTTTATGACCCCTCACCACCAAGGAG GAGAGGCAACTGGATCACACTGAAGATGAAAAAACTGATTAAGCCCAAAAGCCGAGATCGAATCCGTTCTCTGACACTGACACCTACACGCTCCGAATCCAATGAGGGCTTTCCGGGCCTGCCACCTGCCGACAGTCAGGACAGCTCCTCCATGGGTTCCCTGGATGATTCCCTGTCCCACAAGAGGAGCAGCA TGACCGCACTGAAAAGGTTGCCCTTTATGAGGAACAGACTGAAGGAAAAGGATAAAGTCAAGGCCATCTATCGCCGTTCCATGT CCATGAACGACCTGTTGCAGTCCATGGCCCTGGCGGGGGGTCCGTGGGCTGGTAGCTCTGAGAACCTGGATGAGCCTGAGGAGGCAGCCAACAGACAGCGCCTGAAGGAGCTGGGATCCATGGCCTACTCCACCACGGCCATCAACTACGCCACTCTCAACCTCCCCTCTGGCCACAGGTCCAAGCAAAGGCTTAAAGCCAAAG aCAATGCCTCCTGTGAGGATGTTGCACCAGCATCCTCAGATGATACCAATGGACCCAGAAGCCAAG CAGGTGCAATGAATGGCAACCACAGCCGCCCACAGAGTGAGAGCAGCGGTGAATTCAGCTTGAGTCTAGACAACGAGGGCTGGTCCAGTGGCAGCAGTCCTGTTCAACAGCCCTTGTCCCAACGCTCATCACGCCAGAGCCCCCTGCCCTTTCGCAAGAGTCTGGAGCCCCCGTCAGCACAGGCTAGGAAGAAGGCTGCCTCACCAGGAAGCGAGGTCATGTCCCTACAGCAGTTCCTGGAAGAAAGCGGCAGCCCAGCCGAG GGCAACAGTCAGGAGAATGTCACCACAGAGCCATCTCAACCGCCTGCAGAGTTGATGGAACCTGCACGACGTGAccgtggggaggggggcactaGGGGAATCCTGCGTTCAGCCAGTGGCAGGACTGTACCAACGGACTCCAGTGCTGACAGCCGGACGCTGAAGTCTGGCCATGGTTCAATAGGGCGTCCCAACCTTCGCAAGGCAGAGAGTACACGGGTGAAGGGTTCTGCTCAGGTGCGACCTACCCTGAGTGTCCAGAGCAAGGCCAACTCCGTGTCTGATCGCTTGGATGCCTCAGCCTCCACCTTGCCCCGTGCCAGCAGCGTCATCTCCACTGCTGAGGGTTCTAGCCGCCGCACAAGCATCCATGACTTCATGTCCAAGGATACACGGATGCCTGTCTCTGTGGACCCCTCCCCCTCGAAGGCCAGGGCCCGCAGCCAGGCCATGCCCA ATGTGGAGGGTTTTCAAGAGCGCAGAAAGGCAAAAAGCAGGAGCGGGGAGCGGCAGAGCTCCTGA